The Litoribrevibacter albus genome segment CGAAGAATTGGATTCCTTTCCGCACGATGACAAGCAAAAGGCGGAGACCACAAGAATGAAATAAAAGAGTTTGCGCATAGAGCACCTAAAGTCGTCCACTGATTTTAGATGCTCTGAATATACCGTATATTGAGAGGAATGTTAGAAAAACATCTTAGGATTTAGGTGATCCACTCGGTGCTCCTGGCACGGGGAAATGACTGACACTTCCGCCTTTCGCCTCTGAAACCTTTACCGAGCCTTCTTTTTCGACTTCATCAATGCGTACAATGGATTGCATTGGAATATAACTGCGTTTCACGCCCGCGAACTCACCTTTCAAGCGCTCTTCACTTGGGTCCACCAGCACCTGGCTACGCTCACCAAACAGAAACTCTTCTACTTCAATGAAGCCCCAAAGATCACTTTGATAAATCTTGGCCGCAAAGATCTCGAACACCTGATCCTGATTCACAAATATGACTTTATAAACTGGGTTATTTTGCATGGTTACTTCATTATCCACATTCAAACATCATTAAAATGCGTAACATTGCAGGGAGTCGTTCTGTCAGGCAATCCAATGGACCGGAACATCAGACCAAACCACTTGATATCACCCCAATGTCAGCGGACGGCGAGTGTAGCATATTTTCAGACAGGATACTGACCGAATTACTAGGATTTATCGGTATCCTCAAGTACAATGTCGCGCCTAAAATTCCTGTGCGTTTTTTAATCACACGAATTGCCAACTACCCCAATTGAGTTTCTTAGCGATAGGTAAATTTCATGGCCACGAAAAAGCTGTTTATTAAAACCCACGGATGCCAAATGAACGAGTATGACTCGTCGCGGATGGCAGATCTCCTGGGCGAGAGCCACGAAATGGAATTAACGGATAACGAAGCCGAAGCGGATGTACTGCTGTTAAACACTTGTTCTATCCGTGAAAAAGCGCAAGAAAAAGTATTCCACCAGCTAGGTCGCTGGAAGAAATTCAAATCGGAAAACCCGGATCTTATCATCGGTGTGGGGGGCTGTGTTGCCAGCCAGGAAGGTCATGCGATTCAGGAACGTGCACCGTTTGTGGATATGGTATTTGGCCCTCAAACCCTACACCGCTTACCAGAAATGATCGAATCATCCAAAGACGGCGACGTCGGAATTGTCGACATTACCTTCCCTGAAATTGAGAAGTTTGATCATTTGCCGGAACCAAAAGTAGAAGGCTGTACCGCGTTCGTTTCCATCATGGAAGGCTGCTCAAAATACTGCACCTTCTGCGTCGTGCCGTACACTCGAGGTGAAGAAGTAAGCCGCCCGTTTGATGACGTAATCGCTGAAATCGCCAGTTTGGCAGACCAAGGCGTTCGTGAAGTTAACCTGTTGGGTCAAAACGTAAATGCCTACCAAGGTGAAATGCACGACGGCCGTATTGCGGATTTGGCAGAGCTGATTACCTTCGTTGCGGCAATCGAGGGTATTGATCGTATTCGTTACACCACCTCACACCCAGTGGAATTCAGCGAAAGCTTAATTAACGTTTATGCAGAAGTTCCTGAGTTGGTGAGTCACCTTCACTTACCAGTACAAAGTGGTTCCGACCACATTTTGATGCAAATGAAGCGCGGCCACACGGCATTGGAATATAAGTCCAAGATTCGTAAACTGCGTAAAATCCGTCCAGACATCAGTCTGTCGTCAGATTTCATCATCGGTTTCCCAGGCGAAAGCCAGTTCGATTTTGAACAAACCATGAAGTTAATTGAAGAAATCGGCTTCGATCATTCATTCAGCTTCATCTACAGCGCGCGTCCAGGCACGCCAGCGTCGGACCTTCCGGATGAAACCCCTGAAGAAGAAAAGAAAAAGCGTCTTAAAATCCTTCAAGACCGCATTCTTCAGAACGCGCATCAAATCAGCCGTCGTATGGTTGGCACCACACAAACGATTTTGGTGACGGACCTGTCCAAGAAAGACCCTGGCCAACTTCAGGGCCGTACCGAAAACAACCGTGTTGTTAACTTCCGAACCGATGACCACAGCCTGATTGGCAAATTCGTCGACGTCACCATCACGGAAGCGCTGCCAAACTCGTTACGCGGTGATCTGGTTCTGCCGTGTAATCCTCGTTAATCGCTTCCGGTTAACGACTCAAAAGGCCATGTCAACTACATGGCCTTTTTTATGCCTCCTCTATACTGACAGCCCCGATTCGGGACGCCTCCAGGCTTTATTTTTCACTTGAATGAAATTCTCGCTAGTCAATCAAAATGGATAGCTTCTATAATTATCCATAGAACGTTTTATTTAGAACTCTCGATTTTTGATTGAATTACTCCTAGAGGAGCCACTTTGAGTACTCAAACGCGCAACCTTTCTCTTGAACCCGACAATGCCCAACACCTAGCCAACCTGTGCGGTGAGTTTGATCGCCACATTAAGCAAATCGAAAAGCGCATGAGCGTTTCCATTCGAAATCGCGGCAATCAATTTCAGGTAGCCGGACCAGAGAAACCGGTTCACGCGGTATGTGAAATTTTGAACCATCTCTACCGAGAAGCTCAAAGCGGCACGGACATCACACCGGATCTGATCCACCTTTTCATTCAGGAAAGCGGCATGGACATGATCGAAAATGATAAGCAGGCACTTTCTTCCGATGTCATTAAAACCCCTAAAGCGCACATTAAACCGCGCGGTAAGAATCAGAAGTACTACGTTGACTGTGTCCGCAAGCATGACATCAACTTTGGTATTGGCCCGGCCGGTACAGGTAAGACTTACTTAGCCGTTGCTTGTGCGGTTGAAGCATTAATGAATGACGAAGTCCGTCGTATTTTGTTAGTCCGTCCTGCTGTGGAAGCAGGTGAAAAATTAGGTTTCTTACCAGGCGACTTGTCTCAAAAAATCGATCCGTATCTACGCCCCTTGTACGATGCGCTATACGAAATGCTTGGTTTCGAAAACGTTGAAAAACTGATCGAAAAAAATGTGATTGAGGTAGCCCCTCTTGCCTACATGCGCGGTCGTACCCTGAACAATTCCTACATCATTCTGGATGAAAGTCAGAACACCACACGCGAACAAATGAAAATGTTCCTGACCCGTATTGGCTTTGGCTCAACGGCCGTGATTACCGGGGACGTCACCCAGATCGATTTACCGAAAGGTTCCAGCTCTGGCTTGATTCACGTAATGAACGTCCTGAAGGACGTCAAAGGTATCAGCTTCACGCAATTCCTATCTAAAGACGTCGTTCGTCACCCATTGGTACAACGAGTGGTGGAAGCTTACGAGAAATTTGAAGCCATCCAGGAAGCCAAAGAAAAAGCAGAAAAAGAGCAGCGCAGAGCCGAACGAGAACAAGCTCTCGCCCTACGAAATTCACAAGGAAAGGCAGACTAATCACATGACAGACATTGATATTCAAATCGCGTGTGACCAATCCAATCTGCCTACAGCAGATGATTTTCAACTCTGGGCGGACAGTGCGCTCAAAGGTCGAAAAGAGGATGCGGAGCTGACTATTCGAGTTGTTGAAGCCGATGAGAGTCAGTCTTTGAACCACCAGTACCGAGGCAAAGACAAACCAACCAATGTATTGTCTTTTCCTTTTGAAGCACCGGACAACCTGCCAGATTTCCCTTTGATTGGCGATTTGGTCGTCTGCGCTTCTGTGGTGGAGCAAGAAGCCCAAGAACAAGGTAAGCCCCTTCAACATCATTGGGCACATATGATCATTCATGGCATCTTGCATCTACTGGGCTATGATCATATTGAAGAAAGTGAGGCTGAGGAAATGGAATCTCTGGAAATTGATATTCTTTCTCAGCTCGAAATTCCAGACCCTTATCAGGAAATATAATTAATCTGGTCTTGCCAAGGGATTCCCGAACAAGCTAGGATTCGAATTACCTCAATTCGTCAACTTAAAATAATGAACGAAGACCAACAAAACGACAGTCACAGTACCAAGCCCTCGTGGCTTGAAAAAATTACCAAATCCTTTACTCAATCTTCCGAACCGGAATCGAGTAAAGACTTGAAAGAGCTCCTACGCGGTGCTCACGACCGGGGCCTGTGTGATGCAGAAGCGCTGTCCATCATGGAAGGCGCCCTCCAGGTAGGTGACATGCACGTGCGAGAGATCATGGTGCCAAGATCTCAGATGACCTGCATTAAGGCGTCACTGTCTCCCTCTGATATTTTGCCGACCATCATTGAATCCCAACACTCACGCTTCCCGGTATTAGGCGAAAGCAATGAGGAAGTATTGGGTATATTGCTGGCGAAGGATTTCCTTCCGTATTTGGCGAATGACAATCTCGATCGCTTTAACATCAAAGACATACTTCGTCCGGTAAACTTTGTTCCTGAAAGCAAGCGGCTGAATACGTTACTACGTGAATTCCGTACCGATCGCTATCACATGGCCATCGTGGTTGATGAATACGGAAGCCTTGCAGGACTGGTTACCATTGAAGACGTGTTAGAACAAATCGTCGGTGACATTGAAGACGAAACCGATATTGAAGACGATGAAAGCAACATTCGTCCAATCGAGAATTCAGACAGCTTCATGGTCAATGCCCTGACTGAAATCGATGACTTCAATGAATACTTCTCGACCGATTTCAGCGATGAGGAATTCGACACCATTGGCGGCATCGTAACCAATGGGTTTGGCCATCTGCCGGAACGAGACGAATCCATCACCATCAATGGCATGACGTTCAAGGTATTAAATGCGGACAATCGCCAGGTTCGACTTCTGGAAGTCATGATGGCGACGGACGATGTATCCGAGAGTGAATAGCAGCCGTCATGGCTGCTTTGCTTACACCCGGCGACGACAGATCGATATTAAACCTCCCAAGACCATCACACAGCAGGAAGCGCGGTGATCAGCAAGACCTCCTCTAAGCACGTTTCATCAAGCAGCTTACTGACTCGCATCCAAGAGCGACTCACTACATCAAAGCTCAACATGCTCAAACTGATCAGCAGCTTTTTGCTTGGATGCCTACTGCCATTGTCCTTTGCACCCTTTGATTACTGGCCACTAGCCATCCTCTCATTGGCGTTGTTTCAATGGCTTTTGGATACGACAGAAACCTCAAAGTCTGCGTTTAAGCTCGGCTGGAGTTATGGCTTTGGCGTCTTCGTCATTGGCGCCTCTTGGGTTTATGTTTCCATTCACGATTACGGTTACGCCCCGATTCCATTAGCACTATTGATGACCGGACTGTTCACCTTCCTGTTAGGTCTATTTTTCGCGTTTCAAAGCTATTGTTATAAAAAATGGTTCACCTCCTCCCCGTTGATTAATGCTCTGTCGTTTTCCGTCATCTGGGTATTGTTTGAATGGTTGAGAAGCTGGTTTCTTACAGGTTTTCCCTGGCTTTATCTGGGGTATGGACACATTGAAAGCTGGCTCTCCGGCTGGGCACCCATATTAGGCGTATTTGGCGTCAGCCTTGTCGTGGCATTATCCGCCAGCGCAGTGAAACTATGCCTTGTAAAACGCACCTGTGGTCGCCACGCCTATTTTATTGCAGCGGCGATCTTACTCTGGCCATTGGGCTTTTTACTTTCACAAGTAAGTTGGACCACCCCCAAGGCCGAGCTGTCTGTCTCTTTAATGCAGGGAAACATCCCTCAAGAAAAGAAATGGCAGAACGAGTATCGCCCGGTCAGCCTTAGCACCTACCGTCAATTGAACCGTAATGCTCCCAGCGACCTGATCATCTGGCCTGAAACTGCCATCCCTTATTTTAAGCATCAGATTGGCGACTGGCTGGCTGAAACAGAACAAGAGTTAAAGCCTGAGCAAGGGTTGATTACCGGTATTCCTTATTATGATAAGAATTCAGCCCCTAACGCCCCTGTATTGCACAACACCGTCATAGGACTAGGCGCAGCCTCAGGGCAGTATCACAAACAAAAACTTGTGCCTTTCGGTGAGTATGTACCACTGCAAGACCTCCTCAGAGGGTTAATTCAGTTCTTCAATTTACCGATGTCGAATTTCCGCCCGGGACCAACGGGACAGGCACCGCTTAAATTCAGAGAATTCACACTATGGCCAGCGATCTGTTATGAAATTGCGTATCCGGCCTTTATCGCGCGTCATATTGACCACCAGAACCAGCAGCAAGATTTTATTGTTACCATCAGCAATGACGCATGGTTTGGCGACTCAATCGGCCCGAAACAGCACCTTCAAATTGCACAAATGAGAGCACTTGAAAACAGCCGAGTGGTTTTGAGAGCCACCAATACTGGCCTTACCGCCGTGATTGATGAAAAAGGCCGCATTACACATGCATTACCCGACTTCATCGAAGGCGGATTAAATGCCAAAGTGCAAGCACAACAAGGGCTGACACCTTACAGCCAATGGCTCAATTACCCTGTTCTTGCTTTCATCGCCCTCTCTTTACTCGGAATTCTGCTCTATCCTCGTATTTCTCGTGATCAAAAGGCATGATCTGAGCATCACCTATAGTCTTCAAACCCCCAGATGAGTTAGACTTAGGCTCTTTTTTCTATGTCCTCAATTACACTGATCGGAAACACGATGGAAGAGCAATATAATCCCCATAAAATCGAGTCGGAAGCACAATCATTCTGGGAAACAAATGAATGTTTTAAGGCCGTTCATGACGCCAGCAAAGAAAAATTCTACTGCCTGTCCATGTTCCCTTACCCAAGTGGCCGCCTCCACATGGGGCACGTACGTAACTACACCATCGGAGATGTAGTTTCCCGCTATCAGAAAATGCTGGGCAAGAACGTTCTTCAACCAATGGGTTGGGATGCATTCGGTTTGCCAGCGGAAAACGCCGCCATCAAACATGAAGTAGCGCCTGCTAAATGGACGTACGAAAACGTCGACTACATGAAAGGCCAATTGAAGCGCCTTGGTTTTGGTTATGACTGGGATCGTGAAGTCGCAACCTGTCGTCCTGAATACTACAAGTGGGAACAGTGGTTCTTCACTGAACTGTACAAAAAAGGCTTGGTTTATAAGAAAACCTCTGCGGTGAACTGGTGTCCGAATGACCAGACCGTACTGGCGAATGAACAGGTAATTGAAGGCTGCTGCTGGCGTTGTGATACCGTCGTAGAGAAGAAAGAAATTCCACAGTGGTTTGTGAAGATCACCGACTATGCAGACGAATTGCTAAACGACCTGGATCAGCTAGAAGGCTGGCCTGATCAGGTAAAAGCAATGCAACGCAACTGGATTGGCCGCTCGGAAGGCGTAGAAATGACCTTCCCGGTAAAAGACAGTGATCAAAGCATTGAGATTTATACCACGCGTCCGGACACGGTAATG includes the following:
- a CDS encoding DUF1820 family protein is translated as MQNNPVYKVIFVNQDQVFEIFAAKIYQSDLWGFIEVEEFLFGERSQVLVDPSEERLKGEFAGVKRSYIPMQSIVRIDEVEKEGSVKVSEAKGGSVSHFPVPGAPSGSPKS
- the miaB gene encoding tRNA (N6-isopentenyl adenosine(37)-C2)-methylthiotransferase MiaB — its product is MATKKLFIKTHGCQMNEYDSSRMADLLGESHEMELTDNEAEADVLLLNTCSIREKAQEKVFHQLGRWKKFKSENPDLIIGVGGCVASQEGHAIQERAPFVDMVFGPQTLHRLPEMIESSKDGDVGIVDITFPEIEKFDHLPEPKVEGCTAFVSIMEGCSKYCTFCVVPYTRGEEVSRPFDDVIAEIASLADQGVREVNLLGQNVNAYQGEMHDGRIADLAELITFVAAIEGIDRIRYTTSHPVEFSESLINVYAEVPELVSHLHLPVQSGSDHILMQMKRGHTALEYKSKIRKLRKIRPDISLSSDFIIGFPGESQFDFEQTMKLIEEIGFDHSFSFIYSARPGTPASDLPDETPEEEKKKRLKILQDRILQNAHQISRRMVGTTQTILVTDLSKKDPGQLQGRTENNRVVNFRTDDHSLIGKFVDVTITEALPNSLRGDLVLPCNPR
- a CDS encoding PhoH family protein — protein: MSTQTRNLSLEPDNAQHLANLCGEFDRHIKQIEKRMSVSIRNRGNQFQVAGPEKPVHAVCEILNHLYREAQSGTDITPDLIHLFIQESGMDMIENDKQALSSDVIKTPKAHIKPRGKNQKYYVDCVRKHDINFGIGPAGTGKTYLAVACAVEALMNDEVRRILLVRPAVEAGEKLGFLPGDLSQKIDPYLRPLYDALYEMLGFENVEKLIEKNVIEVAPLAYMRGRTLNNSYIILDESQNTTREQMKMFLTRIGFGSTAVITGDVTQIDLPKGSSSGLIHVMNVLKDVKGISFTQFLSKDVVRHPLVQRVVEAYEKFEAIQEAKEKAEKEQRRAEREQALALRNSQGKAD
- the ybeY gene encoding rRNA maturation RNase YbeY, whose amino-acid sequence is MTDIDIQIACDQSNLPTADDFQLWADSALKGRKEDAELTIRVVEADESQSLNHQYRGKDKPTNVLSFPFEAPDNLPDFPLIGDLVVCASVVEQEAQEQGKPLQHHWAHMIIHGILHLLGYDHIEESEAEEMESLEIDILSQLEIPDPYQEI
- a CDS encoding HlyC/CorC family transporter, whose protein sequence is MNEDQQNDSHSTKPSWLEKITKSFTQSSEPESSKDLKELLRGAHDRGLCDAEALSIMEGALQVGDMHVREIMVPRSQMTCIKASLSPSDILPTIIESQHSRFPVLGESNEEVLGILLAKDFLPYLANDNLDRFNIKDILRPVNFVPESKRLNTLLREFRTDRYHMAIVVDEYGSLAGLVTIEDVLEQIVGDIEDETDIEDDESNIRPIENSDSFMVNALTEIDDFNEYFSTDFSDEEFDTIGGIVTNGFGHLPERDESITINGMTFKVLNADNRQVRLLEVMMATDDVSESE
- the lnt gene encoding apolipoprotein N-acyltransferase, with protein sequence MISKTSSKHVSSSSLLTRIQERLTTSKLNMLKLISSFLLGCLLPLSFAPFDYWPLAILSLALFQWLLDTTETSKSAFKLGWSYGFGVFVIGASWVYVSIHDYGYAPIPLALLMTGLFTFLLGLFFAFQSYCYKKWFTSSPLINALSFSVIWVLFEWLRSWFLTGFPWLYLGYGHIESWLSGWAPILGVFGVSLVVALSASAVKLCLVKRTCGRHAYFIAAAILLWPLGFLLSQVSWTTPKAELSVSLMQGNIPQEKKWQNEYRPVSLSTYRQLNRNAPSDLIIWPETAIPYFKHQIGDWLAETEQELKPEQGLITGIPYYDKNSAPNAPVLHNTVIGLGAASGQYHKQKLVPFGEYVPLQDLLRGLIQFFNLPMSNFRPGPTGQAPLKFREFTLWPAICYEIAYPAFIARHIDHQNQQQDFIVTISNDAWFGDSIGPKQHLQIAQMRALENSRVVLRATNTGLTAVIDEKGRITHALPDFIEGGLNAKVQAQQGLTPYSQWLNYPVLAFIALSLLGILLYPRISRDQKA